Sequence from the Elusimicrobiota bacterium genome:
TTTCATATTTATTATTTTAATTTAGGTGATATCCCAACATGGGATGGGCTTATCAATTTTATTCGTATTGACCCCGTTGGTAGAGCGGTAGGAGAATTGTTTATAGATTACATTGGATTTATTGACATAACATAAGAGACTGAAGATTATGTTAAAAGTTTTACTAATGAGCTATAAAAATGAATTTAGTTATTTTACCCCTGCATGACTGGAAGAAATGTGAGAGGGAAGGGTTTAGAACTCGTGATGCACATTTGATGCTGGAATTTGAAAAATTGCCAGAAATAGAGAAAATATTAATAATTGACCGTCCTATTTCATTGCCAGAGATGTTGCTAAAAGAATGTTGGTGGAAGGTAAAAAATGGTACAGTAATTTATAAAGGAATAAACAATTGTCTATCGCAAGTTTCAGAAAAGACATTTGTACTTGATTATTTTTCTTTTGATATTTTAAAGCCATTAATCTTAAAAAAAAGATGGTGGGGTTATATATTTAAACAATCTCATGTTATAAAGGCAATGAAGTATGCCATTGCCTATCTGCAATTTCATAATTTTATTCTTTTTTTATGGAACCCATTATCGGAAGGAATAATTGGTAAACTGGGAGAGAATTTGTTAGTTTTTGATGCTATTGATAATTGGCTTGAACATCCCGAATTAAACTATGCTAAAAAAGAAATAGAACAAGGATACCAAAAGATTAAAAAGGAAGCTGATTTAATCTTC
This genomic interval carries:
- a CDS encoding glycosyltransferase; this translates as MNLVILPLHDWKKCEREGFRTRDAHLMLEFEKLPEIEKILIIDRPISLPEMLLKECWWKVKNGTVIYKGINNCLSQVSEKTFVLDYFSFDILKPLILKKRWWGYIFKQSHVIKAMKYAIAYLQFHNFILFLWNPLSEGIIGKLGENLLVFDAIDNWLEHPELNYAKKEIEQGYQKIKKEADLIFTVSESLKSFFIDSKNEVYCISNGVNIDYFRTQKIENIPEDMKNITKPIVGYAGKIQDRIDVDLVEFVAENLPQINFAFIGQIINKKTIKSLLQYKNIHYLGDKHYSLLPRYLSFFDICIIPHKVSTLTVSMNPLKLYEYLAAVKPVVTTNIAGVNVFKDIIIIAKT